Proteins co-encoded in one Desulfovibrio inopinatus DSM 10711 genomic window:
- a CDS encoding DUF362 domain-containing protein → METPTTSTVYFANLRARKAKESKIKKIAKLFNKAGFKHTVVRDGLTAVKVHFGERGNDTFLSPVLVRAAIDKIKEAGGKPFLTDTNTLYSGSRFHAVDHLITAIEHGFDYAVTGAPLIIADGLRSNNMREVAIAGKHFSSVKLAADIVDADSLFALSHFKGHELAGFGGTIKNLAMGCAPRQGKKAQHCVRFFVEHHRCVGCGECVKVCPQNAISVNERKAKIETDLCVGCGECLTVCQNKSIMTNWKTEMEGFTERMVEYAKGVIQGKAGRTAFFNFLLNITPDCDCVPWSDAPIVPDIGILCSHDPVALDKASLDLVNAQMGIAGTHLKANHHPGEHKFKGVWDNTMGDLQISYAEEIGLGSSQYELVRI, encoded by the coding sequence ATGGAAACACCAACGACAAGCACCGTCTATTTTGCCAATCTGCGCGCGCGAAAGGCAAAAGAAAGCAAGATCAAAAAAATTGCCAAACTCTTCAATAAAGCCGGTTTCAAACATACTGTCGTCCGCGATGGATTGACCGCGGTTAAAGTACACTTTGGCGAACGGGGAAACGATACGTTTCTCAGCCCCGTACTCGTGCGGGCAGCGATCGATAAAATTAAAGAAGCCGGCGGCAAACCTTTTCTCACCGACACCAATACACTCTATTCCGGCTCGCGCTTTCACGCTGTTGATCACCTCATCACGGCGATTGAACATGGTTTCGATTATGCGGTCACCGGTGCCCCGCTTATTATTGCCGATGGTCTGCGCAGCAACAATATGCGAGAGGTGGCTATTGCAGGGAAACATTTTTCGAGCGTGAAGCTGGCGGCCGATATTGTTGATGCCGATAGTCTTTTCGCCTTGTCCCACTTCAAAGGCCACGAACTTGCCGGATTCGGTGGAACCATTAAGAATCTGGCTATGGGATGCGCCCCCCGACAAGGCAAAAAAGCGCAACATTGCGTCCGATTCTTCGTTGAACACCACCGTTGCGTCGGGTGCGGAGAATGCGTCAAAGTCTGCCCGCAAAACGCTATCAGTGTGAATGAGCGCAAAGCGAAAATCGAAACCGACTTGTGCGTCGGTTGCGGGGAATGTTTGACCGTTTGTCAGAATAAATCGATCATGACAAACTGGAAAACCGAGATGGAAGGCTTTACTGAGCGCATGGTCGAATACGCCAAAGGCGTCATACAGGGCAAAGCCGGCCGTACCGCGTTTTTCAATTTCCTTCTCAATATCACCCCGGACTGCGACTGCGTGCCATGGAGCGATGCCCCCATTGTCCCGGATATCGGCATTTTGTGCAGCCATGATCCCGTTGCTTTGGACAAAGCAAGCCTTGATCTCGTCAATGCCCAGATGGGTATTGCCGGCACGCACCTGAAAGCGAACCATCATCCGGGCGAACACAAATTCAAAGGCGTATGGGATAACACCATGGGTGATCTCCAAATTTCGTATGCCGAAGAAATCGGTTTAGGGTCATCACAGTACGAACTCGTGCGTATTTAA
- a CDS encoding RNA methyltransferase, producing MLDDLAVVLFRPKFSENIGSAARAMANMGAKRLIVVSPLHYDENRARALATPKGIDILEQALFVDELAPALTDFQLVFGTTARTGGWRKGVITPEVAAPSVVETLTAGGSVAVVFGPEDQGLTNDETCICSQLLTIPTSDEASSLNLAQAVLVVLYECAKARRTRPFRPAGPPSSRLATHGERDTLFNTVRDTLLAIDFLHADNPEYWMLPFRRFVERVHLKRNEFNLLMGICRQVQWIAEKAGRNATTGGKKNQAD from the coding sequence ATGCTTGATGATCTTGCCGTCGTGCTGTTTCGACCAAAATTTTCCGAAAATATCGGCTCCGCTGCACGAGCCATGGCGAATATGGGGGCAAAGCGGCTCATTGTGGTTTCACCGCTCCATTACGATGAAAATCGAGCGCGAGCTCTGGCCACGCCGAAGGGAATCGACATCCTGGAACAGGCGTTGTTCGTTGACGAACTCGCGCCGGCACTGACGGACTTTCAATTGGTCTTCGGAACCACGGCCCGCACGGGAGGATGGCGCAAAGGTGTCATCACGCCAGAAGTTGCCGCGCCCAGTGTCGTGGAAACCCTCACGGCTGGCGGGTCAGTCGCCGTTGTCTTCGGCCCCGAAGATCAAGGACTCACCAATGACGAAACATGCATCTGTAGCCAATTGCTGACCATACCGACAAGCGACGAAGCCTCTTCACTCAACCTCGCTCAAGCCGTGCTCGTCGTGCTGTACGAATGCGCCAAGGCGAGGCGAACCCGACCGTTTCGGCCGGCGGGCCCCCCGTCGTCGCGCCTGGCTACCCACGGCGAACGCGATACGCTTTTCAATACGGTCCGCGATACCCTCTTGGCCATCGACTTTCTCCATGCGGACAATCCCGAATATTGGATGCTCCCATTTCGGCGATTTGTGGAACGCGTTCACCTGAAACGAAACGAATTCAACCTGCTCATGGGTATCTGCCGACAAGTCCAATGGATTGCGGAAAAAGCCGGCCGCAACGCGACCACCGGCGGCAAAAAGAACCAGGCAGACTGA
- a CDS encoding shikimate kinase, whose product MIDLSTKNIYLIGPRASGKTTLGTRLAESLHCPFLDLDEEFRIRENRTIADLVEKEGWDAFRAKEREILADVHKTPGRVIATGGGVVLDPANRDLLIQGLTLYLQADPDTLAKRLASELLPEQRPNLTSLDLEEEIKQTLNEREPLYLRCSVANLPARPIDELVTMALKVVEMV is encoded by the coding sequence ATGATCGATTTGTCCACAAAAAATATCTATCTTATTGGGCCGCGTGCCAGCGGAAAAACTACGCTCGGGACGCGACTTGCCGAGTCGTTGCACTGTCCCTTTCTTGATCTCGACGAAGAATTCCGGATACGCGAAAATCGCACGATAGCCGATCTTGTCGAAAAAGAAGGCTGGGATGCGTTTCGAGCCAAAGAACGCGAAATTCTTGCCGATGTCCACAAAACACCGGGTCGGGTCATTGCCACGGGGGGAGGGGTTGTCCTCGATCCGGCAAACCGTGATCTCCTGATCCAGGGCTTGACGCTCTATCTTCAGGCCGATCCCGATACTTTAGCCAAGCGCCTTGCCAGTGAACTGCTTCCCGAGCAGCGCCCGAACCTGACATCGCTTGATCTCGAAGAAGAAATCAAGCAAACCCTCAACGAACGCGAACCGCTCTATCTGCGGTGCAGTGTCGCCAATCTTCCCGCCCGTCCCATAGACGAGCTCGTCACCATGGCGTTGAAAGTGGTGGAGATGGTGTAA
- a CDS encoding glucokinase — protein sequence METILVADIGGTNSRFGRFEVHGNQLEFKDSIWLSTKDASSFPDLLKTFDESDFPLKVADCDAAVIAVPGAIKGQTYAKPPNIPWDIDVSNAKQDFGVKSFFLINDFVAQAYACRTQAVSDARLIKEGVIQEDRPLAVIGAGTGLGQSCLMPVEHAGFIAVPSEAGHASFGFVGDEENAYEAFVLERTGHPYPFGDFIVTGFGLTLLHEYLTGEKLNPAEVAATFHKNSKTLAMFARFYGRACRNYALCVVALGGVYIAGGLAAKNPSMLTHPEFTREFINSPTYGFMLEDIPIYLNCNEESGLWGAAFFGQLKVSTFPPIMPASY from the coding sequence ATGGAAACAATTCTCGTAGCAGACATCGGCGGAACCAATAGCCGTTTCGGTCGATTTGAAGTCCATGGCAACCAGCTTGAATTCAAGGATTCCATCTGGTTATCCACCAAGGATGCGTCATCCTTCCCCGATCTTCTCAAGACATTTGACGAGAGCGACTTTCCTCTCAAAGTTGCCGACTGTGATGCAGCCGTCATTGCCGTACCCGGTGCGATTAAAGGACAAACCTACGCCAAGCCACCCAATATTCCTTGGGATATCGACGTCTCCAACGCCAAGCAGGATTTTGGCGTCAAATCGTTTTTTCTCATCAACGATTTTGTGGCGCAAGCCTATGCCTGCCGCACGCAAGCCGTTTCCGATGCCAGACTGATCAAAGAGGGCGTCATTCAAGAGGATCGTCCCCTCGCTGTCATCGGTGCGGGTACCGGTCTTGGACAGAGTTGTCTTATGCCGGTGGAGCATGCCGGGTTTATTGCCGTGCCCTCGGAAGCCGGTCATGCGTCGTTCGGCTTTGTCGGGGATGAAGAAAACGCCTATGAGGCCTTTGTTCTCGAACGCACCGGGCACCCCTACCCGTTCGGTGATTTTATCGTCACCGGATTCGGCCTGACCCTGCTGCACGAATATCTGACCGGTGAGAAGCTCAATCCCGCCGAAGTGGCCGCGACCTTCCACAAAAATTCAAAGACGCTCGCCATGTTCGCTCGATTTTATGGCCGTGCCTGCCGCAACTATGCACTGTGTGTCGTCGCCTTGGGCGGGGTCTACATTGCCGGTGGGCTGGCCGCCAAGAACCCGTCTATGCTCACCCATCCCGAGTTCACCCGAGAGTTCATCAACTCGCCCACATACGGCTTCATGCTCGAAGATATTCCGATCTATCTCAACTGTAATGAAGAAAGCGGCCTCTGGGGCGCCGCCTTTTTCGGACAACTCAAAGTCTCGACATTTCCGCCTATAATGCCGGCGTCTTATTAG
- a CDS encoding DedA family protein — MFDQFTQVAATLSDSPVLQACLAAVSTLILEDPTTIGCGFLVAHGNMSYWAAFWGLFLGIAAGDFTLFMFGRFTASRLSKAGVTGGDRLAMIGKWFQTNIVFAVLAARVAPGTRMPTYIAAGASGANAFAFLATTIVASLVWTVILLNASIYFGENVLSELGPYKVPLAIVIVAGFIGLQWHLAKRRAKNAKQKKPPAASYFEFWPAWLFYIPVVVWSFWLGIRYRGWMLPTVVNPHIFSGGIIGESKSEILAQLPESTASYVAPWVVVRKTDTLHLVDQIEQAMTARGFGYPVVAKPDVGQHGDGVQPIDSRRQLQDYIAAFPDSARFLVQQRVAYEHEANVLYMRIPGEERGRICSLTLKRFPTVKGDGEKTLRELIMANERVRGIRKAVCRRFSQEALDTVVPLGESIRLVFTGSHRQGAQFRDSNNQITDEMTAVFDAIAASMPELWFCRFIIRFDTVKALKQGRDFLILDINGAAAEATHIWDPRTTLLGAYRDLFAQWDMVYRIGAKNRARGFKPMKWGDFFKTVKTYRRIAKRYPETM, encoded by the coding sequence GTGTTCGATCAATTCACTCAAGTCGCCGCTACACTCTCTGATTCTCCTGTGCTTCAGGCCTGTTTGGCCGCGGTCAGTACACTTATTCTTGAAGATCCGACGACCATCGGCTGCGGTTTTCTCGTGGCGCATGGCAATATGTCCTATTGGGCGGCGTTTTGGGGGCTGTTTCTTGGCATTGCGGCGGGCGATTTCACGCTGTTCATGTTCGGGCGCTTCACGGCGAGTCGATTATCCAAAGCCGGTGTCACCGGCGGGGACCGATTGGCCATGATTGGGAAATGGTTTCAGACGAACATCGTCTTTGCCGTGCTTGCCGCCAGAGTTGCGCCGGGAACCCGTATGCCGACCTATATCGCGGCCGGTGCCTCCGGGGCCAATGCCTTTGCATTTTTGGCGACCACCATTGTTGCGTCGCTCGTGTGGACTGTCATCTTGCTCAATGCGAGTATTTATTTCGGTGAAAATGTCTTGAGCGAACTCGGTCCCTATAAAGTGCCGCTTGCTATTGTCATTGTTGCCGGGTTCATTGGATTGCAATGGCATTTGGCCAAACGACGTGCAAAAAACGCCAAACAGAAGAAACCGCCCGCGGCCTCGTATTTCGAATTCTGGCCAGCGTGGTTGTTTTATATTCCCGTGGTTGTCTGGTCGTTTTGGCTCGGCATTCGGTATCGTGGCTGGATGCTCCCCACGGTCGTCAACCCGCATATTTTTTCCGGCGGCATTATCGGAGAGTCCAAAAGCGAAATTCTTGCGCAACTTCCCGAATCCACCGCGTCGTATGTCGCCCCGTGGGTGGTGGTGCGTAAAACCGACACATTGCATCTGGTCGATCAGATCGAGCAGGCGATGACCGCCCGTGGTTTCGGGTATCCCGTTGTGGCCAAGCCGGACGTCGGGCAACATGGTGACGGAGTTCAACCCATTGATTCACGGCGACAGCTTCAGGACTATATCGCCGCTTTTCCGGACTCTGCCCGCTTCCTTGTGCAACAACGCGTTGCCTACGAACATGAAGCCAATGTGCTGTATATGCGTATTCCCGGCGAGGAGCGCGGGCGTATTTGTTCACTGACCCTCAAGCGATTTCCCACGGTGAAAGGCGACGGCGAAAAAACATTGCGCGAGCTTATCATGGCCAACGAGCGGGTTCGGGGGATTCGAAAAGCGGTGTGTCGACGTTTCTCCCAAGAAGCTTTGGATACCGTTGTTCCCCTGGGCGAAAGCATCAGACTGGTCTTTACCGGGAGCCATCGGCAAGGTGCGCAATTTCGAGACAGTAACAACCAGATCACGGACGAGATGACCGCTGTTTTCGATGCCATCGCCGCATCCATGCCCGAACTCTGGTTCTGTCGGTTCATTATCCGATTCGACACGGTTAAAGCGCTCAAACAAGGTCGTGACTTCCTCATTCTCGATATCAACGGCGCTGCCGCCGAAGCGACTCACATTTGGGACCCCAGAACTACGCTGCTCGGTGCCTATCGCGATCTGTTTGCGCAGTGGGATATGGTTTACCGCATCGGCGCTAAGAACCGGGCGCGAGGGTTCAAACCCATGAAATGGGGAGACTTTTTCAAGACGGTAAAGACCTATCGCCGGATAGCGAAACGGTATCCGGAAACAATGTAG
- a CDS encoding type II toxin-antitoxin system HigB family toxin: MPVRILKRKTLYIYCEKYSDAKSSLLAWHDLVSKRQYDNHADLKNDFPTADYVGGNRYVFNIKGNRFRLIVSLNFHVKLGYVKWFGPHAEYEKINAGEVKYADPCH; the protein is encoded by the coding sequence ATGCCCGTGCGGATATTGAAGCGAAAGACATTGTATATTTATTGCGAGAAGTACTCCGATGCAAAAAGCAGCCTTCTCGCATGGCATGACCTCGTCTCTAAACGACAATACGATAACCACGCTGACCTCAAAAATGACTTTCCGACGGCCGATTATGTGGGCGGAAACAGATACGTCTTCAATATTAAAGGGAATCGCTTCAGATTGATTGTTTCGCTGAACTTTCACGTCAAATTGGGCTACGTGAAATGGTTCGGCCCGCACGCCGAATACGAAAAAATCAATGCAGGAGAAGTCAAATATGCTGATCCGTGTCATTAA
- a CDS encoding helix-turn-helix domain-containing protein, which produces MLIRVIKTDAAYEAALAWVEEFFDAEPGTPEHEELEVWTTLIEAYENEHYTLPAPSPIEAIEFMMDQKGLKQKDLVPYIGSKSKVSEVLNGKRKLTLKMIRALHEGLGIPADTLLQDTGDVIPVSYSVEGVKAYC; this is translated from the coding sequence ATGCTGATCCGTGTCATTAAGACGGATGCTGCCTATGAAGCGGCCCTGGCTTGGGTCGAAGAATTTTTCGATGCCGAACCCGGCACCCCGGAACATGAAGAACTGGAAGTCTGGACAACCCTGATCGAGGCCTATGAAAACGAGCACTACACACTTCCCGCCCCCTCGCCGATCGAAGCCATCGAATTCATGATGGACCAAAAGGGCCTGAAACAAAAAGACCTCGTCCCATACATCGGCTCCAAAAGCAAAGTCTCCGAAGTCCTCAACGGCAAACGGAAACTCACCCTCAAAATGATCCGCGCCCTGCACGAAGGCTTGGGTATCCCGGCGGATACGCTTTTGCAGGATACTGGTGACGTCATTCCCGTGAGCTATAGCGTGGAGGGTGTTAAGGCGTATTGTTAG
- a CDS encoding pentapeptide repeat-containing protein yields MPKSHKSVFQTIFSRIRLPQKHRPDATRCDTVCVNQLRDAIHQQSVHAQGNFLAYLAILIYFFVAVTSTTHEDLLRETAKAVPLLNIQLPLWWFFLAGPLALTVIHLNLLRQYYYLSINLKRLDAALCQKYGNGKKGKECYERDLHANFLLTTLFLDRDMPTGLRFISHIALWAISVVAPLVLLCLFQWYFLAYHDPKVTWIQRGALCFDAFTMLYLWYNIFDNSYRRWLALSLEFGSMGLLIITVGLINFQLTLPDETRYIEKSLQSFIPKDSEKPEKGNDSIPSWASYYDRLPSVPRNLDIQNRLLLKKEIPADLFTGENLSQEQYNERVADYAKKHQLGLNLNKRKLEEANLNNSQLIVASLEKANLKGAYLTGANLKGADLAKANLEKANLEPTNFLETVLRIPDIEGKATWWGNLEDSGLKNVHLEGADLSGANLKDARLGWADLKGANLTGAKLERTDLKGVKLDGANLMGADINNVDLTGADLKGANLTEAKLVGVNFIEADLEGVDLTKANLEDVDLTETNFKGADLTGANLEGANLGWANLHCVDSEILRREARNGTDLAILIETNLNGADLTGASLNGADLTGANLNGADLTEAALEGARFGRADLDDVDLEVLREADLDGVDLTILREASLNGADLTGANLNGADLAGANFRGCNMTGANLRGARLPASFKLVDLRDTNFGPLSQNEWEKGIQSLAKDLPENLKKSFEYQEYMGESPTTSVVLTDCLIDEKQIQALGWKGQSLTPTQFAPKYIQALIDTACNNKKVGINTTSIANSARLWLYCSESPQIKLQGLRLLDKAQCPDGTTPFPNHLQKKIKEQLAELEKQQAPSPPN; encoded by the coding sequence ATGCCGAAATCTCATAAATCCGTGTTTCAAACGATCTTCTCTCGTATCCGACTGCCACAAAAACACCGCCCGGATGCAACACGATGTGATACCGTCTGTGTCAACCAACTGCGCGACGCCATCCATCAACAAAGTGTCCATGCGCAAGGCAACTTCCTCGCCTATCTGGCTATTCTCATCTATTTCTTTGTGGCGGTGACGAGCACAACACATGAAGACTTACTGCGCGAAACAGCGAAAGCTGTTCCGTTACTCAATATCCAATTGCCGCTCTGGTGGTTTTTTCTGGCTGGCCCTCTGGCCTTGACCGTCATCCACCTTAATTTGCTTCGGCAATACTATTATTTATCCATCAATCTGAAGCGGCTCGATGCGGCACTCTGCCAGAAATATGGGAATGGAAAAAAGGGTAAAGAATGCTACGAGCGCGATTTGCATGCAAATTTTTTGCTGACAACGCTCTTTTTAGACAGAGATATGCCCACGGGGTTACGATTTATCAGCCATATCGCCCTGTGGGCTATCAGTGTGGTTGCCCCGCTCGTCCTTCTCTGTCTCTTTCAATGGTATTTCTTGGCCTATCATGACCCAAAAGTGACCTGGATTCAACGCGGAGCATTATGTTTTGATGCCTTCACCATGCTGTATCTCTGGTACAATATATTTGATAATTCGTATCGTCGATGGCTTGCATTATCCCTAGAATTTGGTTCCATGGGCCTTTTAATCATTACTGTTGGATTGATCAATTTCCAGCTTACACTTCCAGACGAGACGAGATATATTGAAAAATCGTTACAATCATTTATTCCGAAGGACAGTGAGAAACCAGAAAAAGGCAATGATAGTATTCCTTCTTGGGCTTCATATTATGACCGCCTCCCATCAGTACCGCGGAACTTGGATATTCAAAACCGTCTTCTCTTGAAAAAAGAAATTCCTGCCGATCTCTTCACGGGGGAAAACCTTTCGCAAGAACAATATAATGAACGCGTTGCCGACTATGCAAAGAAACATCAGCTTGGTCTCAATCTCAATAAACGAAAATTAGAAGAGGCCAACTTGAATAACAGTCAACTTATCGTTGCTTCTCTTGAGAAGGCAAACCTCAAAGGCGCATATTTGACAGGGGCAAACCTCAAAGGAGCTGACTTGGCGAAGGCAAACCTCGAAAAAGCAAATTTGGAGCCAACAAACTTCTTGGAAACAGTTTTGAGGATCCCTGACATCGAAGGCAAAGCCACGTGGTGGGGGAACCTTGAAGACTCAGGATTGAAAAATGTACACCTCGAAGGCGCTGACTTGAGTGGGGCAAATCTCAAGGACGCAAGATTGGGGTGGGCAGACCTCAAAGGCGCTAACTTAACGGGGGCAAAACTCGAGCGCACTGACTTGAAAGGAGTAAAGCTTGATGGCGCGAACTTGATGGGGGCAGATATCAATAATGTGGACTTAACGGGGGCAGACCTCAAAGGCGCTAACTTAACGGAGGCAAAGCTTGTTGGGGTAAACTTTATAGAGGCAGACCTTGAAGGCGTAGACTTGACAAAGGCAAATCTCGAAGACGTAGACTTGACAGAGACGAACTTCAAAGGCGCTGACTTGACGGGTGCAAACCTCGAGGGCGCAAACTTGGGGTGGGCAAACCTTCATTGTGTAGACTCGGAAATTTTGAGGCGGGAAGCTCGTAATGGTACTGACCTGGCAATTTTGATAGAGACAAACCTCAATGGTGCAGACTTGACCGGGGCAAGCCTCAATGGTGCAGACTTGACCGGGGCAAACCTCAATGGTGCTGACCTGACGGAAGCAGCCCTCGAAGGAGCAAGATTTGGAAGGGCAGATCTCGATGATGTAGACTTGGAGGTCTTGCGGGAGGCAGACCTTGACGGCGTAGACTTAACAATTTTGAGGGAGGCAAGTCTCAATGGTGCTGACTTGACCGGGGCAAACCTCAATGGTGCTGACTTGGCGGGGGCAAATTTTCGAGGCTGTAATATGACAGGAGCAAATTTACGAGGCGCACGCTTGCCCGCTTCTTTCAAACTCGTCGATCTCCGCGACACAAATTTTGGCCCTTTAAGTCAAAACGAATGGGAAAAAGGTATTCAATCTCTCGCGAAGGATTTACCAGAGAACCTCAAAAAAAGCTTTGAATATCAGGAGTACATGGGAGAATCGCCAACCACTTCGGTCGTTCTCACGGACTGTCTGATTGATGAAAAGCAAATTCAAGCTTTAGGCTGGAAGGGACAAAGTCTGACGCCAACTCAATTTGCTCCCAAATACATACAAGCACTCATAGATACTGCTTGCAACAACAAAAAAGTAGGCATAAACACGACTTCCATCGCCAATAGCGCTCGGCTATGGCTCTACTGCTCTGAAAGCCCACAAATCAAACTCCAAGGCCTCCGACTCCTCGACAAAGCCCAATGCCCCGATGGCACCACACCATTCCCTAACCATCTTCAGAAAAAAATCAAAGAACAACTCGCCGAACTAGAAAAACAACAGGCCCCCTCTCCACCAAACTAA